One Drosophila kikkawai strain 14028-0561.14 chromosome 3L, DkikHiC1v2, whole genome shotgun sequence genomic window carries:
- the LOC108075319 gene encoding uncharacterized protein — protein MSKTHKKKSNRTPRKPNKLVPTIKHPSNHPTGSQSNNSSASKRINMNITSTVCWCNIWDKDTLWNVGPDVLCLRNGNTIKFINMQTKAVSYFKAETAATGLSISVFTGHNRFPLFAFAEVVLRPQIYVYRYPDFTKFSVIPPEMITYSDIRFSEFDTLIGVGGHPHFPVAVFNYRTAVLILKQNTGVSTVPRSLVLSYNTLPSIVQFYKQEKTILNYEICTMEKESYLHKVMNLEISNDFIKSIGNDRFLTFADDDHLYVVNDFGNMFLVELAAFALKPQWRPIYETDQVAAPYAHSIAAHRGGLVISNTSHAYFVKKKSGSFHLEWKLEGLLQDVTRFLSNMNGELYAERGPGHIDQVVVDKSGAVTLECVVPTGMPAISFRVLPGLKDESVCVLYSDRLAMMDLAKGHTLSEVMVPWACVMANHRSQAIVAVGTLDSRIVLVHFERAALPHVLCELQTATPAVVALELNDSWLVFQDQSRTLQVVQVENRPHKLTHYFEMSLPVLEEVFVHTFLLADGPRLMVFIHRDPKMKRPGYATELWVLTWGKDRRLHRREYVLPKQYNYIGVQPPVGRWALIEIVASEYNTLNFDQFTLNERDEVQWVASTKSEHFSYILGLGMTKHLVTWSLGGILVHFKQHKRSKKPFMVCRYLNVGLQTEYILRVRECFNSKYLIILLADKSLRVTRLPSLADFVRDNQALPLPNEESGPYYVDQACHKVDMFMPLSMRQEVKEEYTPAELLKQQKLFKMIEQFSAKVTELIDYDISKTGKTKGIFKKFCFHYSWLDRLTEEAHKLCALERASLEEAIADQARIRDWIMRLVTRDAVSINYRVRSIFADANFESFAFRRKLEMTEFDLYRFYDLEDHIRLSQVSMDEEEFQPPAGQVQSHGPPPGVEDMELGEEEEADEGPQGLKELKQFVVQGSSVYEHIMAPVFQLQDKNMVTSNQVFNYNCKIRYYLSDPLKQEFNKYFHEAQQLKQATIDNVLNTNVVLYKIYDNMNIMLRLLNMEQFTKPDLTVPALEQDEMIKRIMEVDDSEIKAINRRKPKTIDTGGKKGRLLLWSKEFWSRALIVMMDGVLEKLWEEEIKKNIPEPEFMAKKQPHEYNLEEQKIFRAYEEAVRLLELDRRKYLRILHENEEKTLALKSSQILKLNQRVAELMIMKLKYDFALKQSQLRLLTLEKTNFSRVQLRKRIGLFSRDVGKLNELIIRIGQLSDFWEKSVADVKARLEAQQTRDRAVERHFRSNFLPTVPHATHEMTKLFKKRPKLPPKVFNSVLICMEASNKLSGKPSQRTPFPLPTDVQDFLNHLAEFDQPKQCPPQVDSKTWDTFVKLRRQKLENEMRLKGIGYQLLDSQTFYSLLQKSIAALRESKEETQRSWQESIQHYLEGMRNMTLQVTLSMGQVEVSVMGEFTNLSNTVLMHVDDINDVNRQIQEAGNMKIKAMERVAIFRRQVIFKEWEHKLYKANIAYLKYMLDAIERCKVSLEFLTILRNWDKIKTDRQKFIATAIERVIEQKIAAFRKHIERINLKIDTVKAQTLEVKQNSHAIDLKIERIKVDVTLQNSFRDTMMEEKRDREQRERMLQIKTHRQLMDNVRRHYAHVLELQTILELLRLRTYPTLGPPLPQCHPPVPEHILGSVH, from the exons ATGTctaaaacacataaaaaaaaatcgaacaGAACTCCAAGGAAACCAAACAAACTCGTGCCAACAATCAAGCATCCTAGCAACCATCCGACTGGCAGTCAGTCGAACAACTCGTCGGCATCGAAGCGGATCAACATGAACATTACCTCGACAGTTTG CTGGTGCAACATTTGGGACAAGGACACCCTCTGGAACGTGGGCCCAGATGTCCTGTGCCTGCGCAATGGCAACACCATCAAATTCATCAACATGCAGACAAAAGCCGTCAGCTATTTCAAGGCGGAGACGGCGGCCACCGGACTGAGCATCAGCGTCTTTACTGGCCACAATCGCTTTCCGCTGTTCGCCTTTGCCGAGGTGGTCCTGCGGCCCCAAATCTATGTCTACCGCTATCCGGACTTCACCAAGTTCAGCGTCATTCCCC CCGAAATGATTACCTACTCGGATATCCGATTCTCGGAATTTGATACGCTGATCGGTGTTGGCGGACACCCCCATTTTCCGGTAGCCGTTTTCAACTACCGCACCGCCGTCCTGATCCTGAAACAAAACACCGGGGTGTCCACTGTGCCGCGTAGCCTTGTACTGAGCTACAACACGCTGCCCAGCATCGTGCAATTCTACAAGCAGGAGAAGACCATCCTGAACTATGAAATCTGCACCATGGAAAAAGAGTCCTACCTGCACAAGGTAATGAATCTGGAAATAAGCAACGACTTCATCAAGTCTATCGGCAACGATCGCTTCCTCACCTTCGCCGATGATGACCACCTATACGTGGTCAACGACTTTGGAAACATGTTCCTTGTGGAATTGGCCGCCTTCGCCCTGAAGCCCCAGTGGCGTCCGATCTACGAGACAGATCAGGTAGCGGCTCCCTATGCCCACTCTATCGCTGCCCACCGCGGCGGGCTGGTTATCTCCAACACTTCACACGCCTACTTCGTGAAGAAAAAGTCGGGCTCCTTTCAC CTTGAGTGGAAGCTGGAGGGCCTTCTGCAGGACGTCACCCGTTTCCTCAGCAACATGAACGGCGAGCTGTATGCCGAGCGTGGGCCAGGCCACATCGACCAGGTGGTGGTGGACAAGTCCGGAGCGGTGACGCTGGAGTGCGTAGTGCCCACGGGAATGCCGGCGATCTCCTTCCGGGTGCTGCCCGGCCTGAAGGACGAGAGTGTGTGCGTGCTGTACAGCGACCGGCTGGCCATGATGGACCTGGCCAAGGGCCACACACTCAGCGAGGTGATGGTGCCATGGGCCTGCGTCATGGCCAATCACCGCAGCCAGGCCATCGTGGCCGTTGGCACCCTAGACTCCCGCATCGTGCTTGTCCATTTCGAGCGGGCCGCCTTGCCGCACGTGCTCTGTGAGCTCCAGACGGCGACGCCAGCCGTGGTGGCCCTGGAGTTAAACGACAGTTGGCTGGTATTCCAGGACCAGAGCCGCACGCTGCAGGTGGTCCAGGTCGAAAACAGGCCGCACAAGCTGACTCACTACTTCGAGATGAGCCTGCCGGTGCTGGAGGAGGTCTTCGTGCACACATTCCTACTGGCCGACGGCCCGCGTCTTATGGTCTTCATCCACCGGGACCCGAAGATGAAACGTCCAGGCTACGCCACCGAGCTCTGGGTCCTCACCTGGGGCAAGGACCGGCGACTGCATCGCCGCGAGTATGTTCTGCCGAAACAATACAACTACATCGGTGTCCAGCCGCCGGTGGGCCGATGGGCGCTGATCGAGATCGTGGCCTCCGAGTACAACACCTTAAACTTTGATCAGTTCACGCTGAACGAGCGCGACGAGGTGCAGTGGGTGGCCTCCACTAAGTCGGAGCACTTTAGTTACATCCTTGGCCTGGGCATGACCAAGCATCTGGTCACCTGGAGCCTCGGGGGCATTCTCGTTCACTTCAAGCAGCACAAGCGGTCCAAGAAGCCGTTCATGGTCTGCCGCTACCTCAACGTCGGATTGCAGACCGAGTACATCCTGCGGGTCAGAGAGTGCTTCAATTCAAA ATACCTGATCATTCTGCTGGCCGACAAGAGTCTGCGGGTGACGCGGCTGCCCTCGCTGGCGGACTTTGTGCGGGACAACCAGGCCCTGCCGCTGCCCAACGAGGAGAGCGGTCCCTACTACGTCGACCAGGCGTGCCACAAGGTGGACATGTTCATGCCGCTGAGCATGCGGCAGGAGGTGAAGGAGGAGTACACTCCCGCGGAATTGCTCAAGCAGCAAAAGCTGTTCAAGATGATTGAGCAGTTCTCCGCCAAGGTGACGGAGCTGATCGACTACGACATCTCCAAGACCGGCAAGACAAAGGGCATCTTCAAAAAGTTCTGCTTCCACTACAGCTGGCTAGACCGGCTCACCGAGGAGGCGCACAAGCTGTGCGCCCTGGAGCGCGCCTCGCTGGAGGAGGCCATTGCGGACCAGGCGCGTATTCGCGACTGGATCATGCGCCTAGTGACCCGCGACGCGGTCAGCATCAACTACCGGGTGCGCTCCATCTTTGCCGACGCCAATTTCGAGAGCTTTGCCTTTCGGCGCAAGCTGGAGATGACCGAGTTCGATCTCTATCGCTTCTACGACCTGGAGGACCATATACGCCTCTCTCAGGTCTCGATGGACGAGGAGGAGTTCCAGCCGCCTGCAGGCCAGGTTCAGAGCCACGGCCCTCCTCCGGGGGTGGAGGACATGGAGCtgggcgaggaggaggaagcgGATGAGGGCCCCCAGGGCTTGAAAGAGCTCAAGCAGTTCGTGGTGCAGGGGAGCAGCGTGTACGAGCACATCATGGCGCCCGTCTTCCAGCTGCAGGACAAGAACATGGTGACCTCCAACCAGGTGTTTAACTACAACTGCAAGATCCGCTACTACCTGAGCGACCCGCTCAAGCAAGAGTTCAACAAGTACTTCCACGAGGCCCAGCAGCTCAAGCAGGCCACTATTGACAACGTGCTCAACACGAACGTGGTGCTCTACAAGATCTACGACAACATGAACATCATGCTGCGACTGCTCAACATGGAGCAGTTTACGAAGCCTGATCTCACTGTGCCAGCGCTGGAGCAGGACGAGATGATTAAGCGGATCATGGAGGTGGACGACTCAGAAATCAAGGCGATCAATCGACGCAAGCCCAAGACCATCGATACCGGCGGCAAGAAGGGTCGCCTTCTCCTCTGGAGCAAAGAGTTCTGGTCGCGGGCCCTCATCGTGATGATGGATGGCGTGCTGGAGAAGCTCTGGGAGGAGGAGATCAAGAAGAACATACCGGAGCCGGAGTTCATGGCAAAGAAGCAGCCGCACGAGTACAATCTCGAGGAGCAGAAGATATTCCGCGCCTACGAGGAGGCGGTGCGTCTGCTGGAGTTGGACCGCCGCAAGTACCTCCGCATCCTGCACGAAAACGAGGAGAAGACGCTGGCTCTCAAGTCCTCCCAGATCCTAAAGTTGAACCAGCGCGTGGCCGAGTTAATGATCATGAAGCTCAAGTACGACTTCGCGCTCAAGCAGAGCCAGCTGCGCCTGCTCACGCTGGAGAAGACCAACTTCAGCCGCGTGCAGCTGCGCAAGCGGATCGGGCTGTTCAGCCGTGATGTGGGAAAATTAAACGAATTAATCATTCGCATTGGTCAGCTCTCCGACTTCTGGGAGAAATCCGTGGCGGATGTAAAGGCCCGGTTGGAGGCCCAGCAGACCCGTGACCGCGCCGTAGAGCGGCACTTCCGCAGCAACTTTCTACCGACGGTGCCGCACGCCACCCACGAGATGACCAAGCTGTTTAAGAAGCGGCCCAAGCTTCCGCCCAAGGTCTTCAACTCGGTGCTCATCTGCATGGAGGCCTCCAATAAGCTGAGCGGCAAGCCCAGCCAGCGCACCCCGTTTCCGTTGCCCACCGACGTCCAGGACTTCCTCAACCACCTCGCCGAATTCGACCAGCCTAAACAGTGTCCGCCGCAGGTGGACTCAAAGACCTGGGACACCTTCGTCAAGCTCCGTcgccagaagctggagaacGAGATGAGGCTGAAGGGCATCGGCTACCAGCTGCTGGACAGTCAGACCTTCTACAGCCTCCTCCAAAAGAGCATTGCGGCGCTGCGCGAGTCCAAGGAGGAGACGCAGCGTAGCTGGCAGGAGAGCATCCAGCATTAC CTGGAGGGAATGCGGAATATGACGCTCCAGGTGACCCTTTCGATGGGCCAGGTGGAGGTCAGTGTGATGGGCGAGTTCACAAACCTGTCCAACACGGTTCTCATGCACGTGGACGACATCAACGATGTGAATCGGCAGATACAG GAAGCCGGAAACATGAAGATCAAAGCCATGGAGCGTGTGGCCATTTTCCGGCGCCAGGTGATCTTTAAGGAGTGGGAGCACAAGCTGTACAAGGCCAACATAGCATATTTGAAGTACATGCTGGATGCCATCGAGCGGTGCAAGGTCTCGCTGGAGTTTCTCACCATCCTGCGGAACTGGGACAAAATCAAGACAGATCGCCAAAAGTTCATAGCCACGGCCATCGAACGGGTCATCGAACAGAAGATCGCCGCTTTCAGGAAGCACATCGAACGCAT AAACCTCAAAATCGACACGGTGAAGGCCCAGACCCTGGAGGTGAAGCAGAATAGCCACGCCATAGACCTCAAGATAGAGCGGATCAAGGTGGACGTCACACTCCAGAATTCCTTCCGCGACACCATGATGGAGGAGAAGCGGGATCGCGAGCAGCGCGAACG AATGTTGCAAATAAAGACCCATCGGCAGCTGATGGACAACGTGCGCCGTCACTACGCCCATGTACTGGAGCTGCAGACGATCTTGGAGCTGCTGCGCTTGCGAACCTACCCCACGCTGGGCCCGCCTTTGCCCCAATGCCACCCGCCGGTGCCGGAGCACATCCTCGGCTCGGTGCACTAA
- the LOC108075114 gene encoding uncharacterized protein, which translates to MAKIAVIFVLFALCSVAMSARITREEPNAFQPLLDSLKAITDAAQQFVNDPKTQAQVKTLEDKAQELLKKGGEQFQQAAGEFQGNLQELAKNSEGTFKELTETAKKAFDDLTKNKKN; encoded by the exons ATGGCCAAGATTGCAGTGATCTTCGTTCTCTTCGCCCTGTGCTCG GTGGCCATGTCCGCCCGCATCACTCGTGAGGAGCCAAATGCCTTCCAGCCTCTTCTTGACAGTCTAAAGGCAATCACAGACGCTGCACAACAATTTGTGAATGACCCAAAAACCCAG GCTCAAGTGAAGACTCTTGAGGACAAAGCTCAGGAACTTCTTAAGAAGGGTGGCGAACAGTTCCAGCAAGCAGCCGGAGAATTCCAAGGTAACCTTCAGGAACTTGCTAAGAATAGCGAAGGAACCTTCAAAGAGCTCACCGAAACTGCCAAGAAGGCCTTTGACGATTTGACCAAGAACAAGAAGAACTAA
- the LOC108075140 gene encoding uncharacterized protein — MASEEDEEVYTEDETNEAMSLIQEFELPMSDLHYALKYVRILHHGGDTQNTHKGLEVPKTPVAEIEPPEFDGDNEEILDRFGIRDL, encoded by the exons ATGGCATCAGAGGAAGACGAAGAG GTTTACACGGAGGATGAGACGAACGAGGCCATGTCTTTGATCCAGGAGTTCGAGCTGCCCATGTCGGATCTGCACTATGCCCTCAAATATGTCCGTATCCTGCACCACGGCGGTGATACGCAGAATACTCACAAGGGGTTGGAAGTACCGAAGACTCCAGTGGCGGAGATAGAGCCACCGGAATTCGATGGCGACAACGAGGAGATCCTTGACCGTTTTGGAATTCGGGATCTttaa